AGCCATCCGCCGGGCCGTTTCCGGGCTGATCGGCCCGTATCCGTTCAGTTCCGCCGGCTGGTCATCGGCTCCGAAGAGGGTTTCGGCGTTGATCATCACCAGGATCTCCGTCCGAGCCCTGGGCCCGTGGCCAATCCGGCAGGACCCGGCCCCCTTCCCAGATCCGGCCCCGGTATCGGAGTCGGAGCCGGCAGCAGAACCGGACCCCTCACCTTGGATGCTGGCCTTGTTGCCGGAGCCGGAACCCTTACTGCGGCCTTTGCCCGTCTTGCTCTTCGCACCCGCACCAGTGCCGCCGCTGTCTCCGCCCCTCCGGCCGCTGCCGCCTTTGCCGCGGCCGCCACCACCGTTTCTGTTTCTGCACTCGTCCCCGCACTCATGCTCGTGGCCGCCGAGCAAGTCCGTCAGGATATCCGTGCGCAACTGATCCACCGTGCGCGTGTCCCCGGCGGCCCGCTCACCCCGGGCCGCAACACTGAGCTGAGTAAAAATGGCCTGGGCTTTCTCGGCCGGCAGTAACGCCGAGAGCCAAGACATCCCGTCCGGCTCCGGCCGCACCCACACCGTCCGCTGCTCAAACGCCGTCAACTGCCGCTGCACAATGGTCTCCGGATAGTACTGCTCCCGCAACCGGTGAGCCTTCACCCGGAACTGGGTTCTGGTCTGGCCCGCAGCCAGACCCAGCAACTCCGCCTCGAACCCGGGCAGCTCGCCCGGCACCACTCCCATACACTGCTCCACCAGAGTCTCGACATGCCCGTAACTGATCTGTCCGGACTCCAACGCCTTCAGCGTGGCCGTGTTCCTGGTGCAGAGATCACCGGCCTGACTCAGCAACGCCTTTCCGGTACCGGTGGGCACTCCCAGAATGGTTGCGGCTTCCTCCGCAGCGAGACTGAACGCCATCTCCGCGTCCCGCAACCCGGTAACGGACAGGGTCTCGTCCTCGTAGACGGTCTGCAGCCGGGACAGGACCCGAGCCTGCTGCGCCTGCACCCACCGCGACAAATGATTGAGCCGGGCCAACACCGTCCCGGTTTGCTCCTCGGTCAGGGACTCCACGTTCTGCAGAACCAAAGAGCCGGTAAACCCATCGCGGAAGCCAGCAAGATCAGGGCCCTGCCACCTCAGGCTTCCCAGCCTCCGACCCGGCGCCCTCCGGGTCGGCTACATAGACGAACCGGGTGCGCGCCGCAGCCTCATCGCCGGTGCCATCGGCACCGGGAGTCCCGGTCGAAGATCCGTTCTGATCCATGACTCCAGACTTTCACCCGGCACTGACATTTCCGTCTCGGAAAAGGCCCAAAACGACCCCAAACAGGACGATTTGGGGACCCACAAATACCTGTCTTTTTCGACGGACTACCCACGCACCACAGCCGATACCTGTGCACGTAGCACGACTGCATCTGTCGGTCACGGCTCCTGCACCCTGCGCGCAGTCGACCCCATCGCACTACTGGCCGGCAGTCGCACAGGTTCCCCCGCAATGTTCCGCTCCGGGGCTGGCGTGACTCCACCAGGCAACAGGGGCAACAGAGAGTGGGAACCAGTGCGGCGCCGCCCCTAAGAGACTGGTTTCGCACTGAGGTGAAGGTTCTGCAGCCGAAAACCAGAAAGGCCCCCGGGCGGGTGAACTTCTAACAAGTTCTTCCCTGCCCGGAGGCCTTCCACAATAACCTCAACGGTTTCGCTCGTGATGCCTGCTGACCGGTCCCTATTCGCACCGGTTCACAGCCGGTGCAGGCTACCTCCGCAGTCCACGAGAGAACCTACGCGATCTTTGCTGCCCCTTCCGAAGGCCGGTAGGCCCGCGTTTCATCCCGCAGGTCTTCGGTGCCTTCGGCACAGCGGGAGTCCAAGGTGATGACACCGTAGGTCCAGCCCCGCCGCCGGTAGACAACGGAGGGGGCTCCGGTAGCAGAATCCACAAACAGGTAGAAGTCGTGGCCGACCAACTCCATGTTGTCCACGGCGGCGTCAAGGCTCATGGGGGCACCCGGGAAAACCTTGCGCCGGATCAGGACTGGGCTGTCATCTGTGGGTTCTGCGGTATCGGATTCGTCGACCGTCGATTCGGCCGCAGCTGCTGCGTTCTCCATCTGCACGTACAGGGGTTCGTCGCTGCTGACCGTATCCAGGTCTGCGGTAGCAACCCGCACGGCGACCGGGGTGTGCCGGCCGTGGTGGACTTTCCGGCGGTCGCTTGCCCGGCGCAGGCGCTCAATGAGTTTGGCGTAGGCCAGATCAAAGGCTGCAAACTTGTCGCCGGACGTGGCTTCAGCCCGTACCACCGGACCTCTGCCGATAACGGTAAGTTCCACGGTAAGAGAGCTGTCGGCCTCACGGACGTTGGGCTGCTTGGTGATTCGTGCGTCTACACGCTGGACCTTGTTCCCAAGGTTCTCCACCTTGGCGATTCGTTCCTCGGCATACTCCCGGAACCGGTCGGATACTGCAACGTTGCGTCCGCTGATCATGAATTCCATGGTGCCCTCCAATAGATTTCGGTGACACAGCAACGGCCGCTGCCAAAACCTCTGCGACCGCTGCCGCAGGAAAGCTCCTCTTCTTGAAGCTGTCCATACCAACACGTTAGATCACCCAACAGCGTTATTCACCTTCGGACATTCCGATTACCTGACCTGTTCGGCTTGGACTAGGCTCCTCCTTTGGTGTTATTTGCGTCACTTGCCGGAGCCGCTGTTG
This genomic interval from Arthrobacter sp. zg-Y820 contains the following:
- a CDS encoding HNH endonuclease signature motif containing protein; the encoded protein is MVLQNVESLTEEQTGTVLARLNHLSRWVQAQQARVLSRLQTVYEDETLSVTGLRDAEMAFSLAAEEAATILGVPTGTGKALLSQAGDLCTRNTATLKALESGQISYGHVETLVEQCMGVVPGELPGFEAELLGLAAGQTRTQFRVKAHRLREQYYPETIVQRQLTAFEQRTVWVRPEPDGMSWLSALLPAEKAQAIFTQLSVAARGERAAGDTRTVDQLRTDILTDLLGGHEHECGDECRNRNGGGGRGKGGSGRRGGDSGGTGAGAKSKTGKGRSKGSGSGNKASIQGEGSGSAAGSDSDTGAGSGKGAGSCRIGHGPRARTEILVMINAETLFGADDQPAELNGYGPISPETARRMAREAAKWTPVERDPETEEILRVGKRRKVPDGLKRVLRVRDGTCRFPGCRTNAVISEIDHTKPWAQGGPTDHDNLEHLCRRHHMFKTEGFWKARQPRPGVIEWTSPGGRCYRTEPQLSLSRETCGVDGGQRRSEISAGPDIKANGGQANRGGNATGVDPSPAHDAGGPSAPDDPDDYGDDPPPF
- the raiA gene encoding ribosome-associated translation inhibitor RaiA; its protein translation is MEFMISGRNVAVSDRFREYAEERIAKVENLGNKVQRVDARITKQPNVREADSSLTVELTVIGRGPVVRAEATSGDKFAAFDLAYAKLIERLRRASDRRKVHHGRHTPVAVRVATADLDTVSSDEPLYVQMENAAAAAESTVDESDTAEPTDDSPVLIRRKVFPGAPMSLDAAVDNMELVGHDFYLFVDSATGAPSVVYRRRGWTYGVITLDSRCAEGTEDLRDETRAYRPSEGAAKIA